The Chthoniobacterales bacterium genome contains a region encoding:
- a CDS encoding sugar kinase produces MSLPLRNKSECHYDQISLGEVMLRLDPGEGRVRTARQFTAWEGGGEYNTSRGLRKCFGLKTAVCTAFVDNEVGHLIEDFIMQGGVDTAFIKWREDDGIGRSVRNGLNFTERGFGVRGAVGVPDRGHTAASQLKRGDFDWDHIFGKLGARWFHTGGIFAALSESAADLTIEAVQAAKKYGTIVSYDLNYRPSLWKSIGGQSKAREVNREIAKYVDVMIGNEEDFTASLGFEVEGIDHNLSNIETDAFKHMIEAAVKEYKNFKVAATTLRGVITASKNDWSAICWHDGKFYESRKYPGLDILDRVGGGDSFASGLAFGFLEHNDPQLAVDYGAAHGALASTTPGDTSMATRKEVEKLMKGGSARVVR; encoded by the coding sequence ATGTCACTCCCGCTCCGCAACAAATCCGAATGCCACTACGACCAGATTTCGCTCGGCGAGGTAATGCTTCGCCTTGATCCCGGCGAGGGTCGCGTGCGCACCGCCCGCCAGTTTACCGCGTGGGAGGGGGGCGGCGAATACAACACTTCCCGCGGACTTCGGAAGTGCTTCGGCCTGAAGACGGCCGTCTGCACGGCGTTCGTGGACAACGAGGTCGGTCACCTGATCGAGGATTTCATTATGCAGGGTGGTGTGGATACCGCGTTCATCAAGTGGCGCGAGGATGACGGCATCGGCCGCTCCGTCCGCAATGGTCTCAATTTCACCGAGCGCGGATTCGGCGTGCGCGGTGCGGTCGGCGTGCCCGATCGCGGGCACACCGCGGCATCGCAACTCAAGCGCGGTGACTTCGATTGGGATCACATTTTCGGCAAACTCGGAGCGCGGTGGTTCCATACCGGCGGTATTTTTGCCGCGCTGTCAGAATCCGCCGCGGACCTGACCATCGAGGCGGTGCAGGCCGCCAAAAAATACGGGACGATCGTGAGCTACGACCTCAATTACCGGCCGTCGCTCTGGAAGTCGATCGGCGGACAGTCCAAGGCGCGCGAAGTGAATCGCGAGATCGCCAAATACGTCGATGTGATGATCGGCAACGAGGAGGACTTCACCGCCTCGCTTGGTTTCGAGGTTGAAGGAATCGATCACAACCTGAGCAACATCGAAACGGACGCTTTCAAGCACATGATCGAAGCCGCGGTGAAGGAATATAAAAACTTCAAAGTAGCGGCGACGACGCTCCGCGGGGTCATCACCGCGAGCAAGAACGACTGGAGCGCGATCTGCTGGCATGATGGCAAGTTCTACGAGAGTCGCAAATACCCGGGTCTCGACATCCTTGACCGCGTGGGCGGGGGAGACAGCTTCGCCAGTGGGTTGGCTTTCGGATTCCTCGAGCACAACGATCCGCAACTCGCCGTCGATTACGGCGCGGCCCACGGTGCGTTGGCCTCGACCACGCCGGGCGACACTTCCATGGCCACGCGCAAGGAAGTGGAGAAATTGATGAAGGGCGGCAGCGCGCGTGTCGTGCGTTAA
- a CDS encoding YhbY family RNA-binding protein, translated as MSAQEQPKLRELKARSQKLKPVIHVGHDGISAPLVAALGQALSDHGLVKVRFTDHKEDRKQLAAELAAASGSRIVLQVGHTVTLYRQPAA; from the coding sequence ATGAGCGCGCAGGAACAGCCGAAGCTTCGCGAACTCAAAGCGCGGTCGCAAAAACTCAAACCGGTCATCCACGTCGGTCATGATGGCATTTCGGCGCCATTGGTAGCGGCGCTCGGCCAAGCACTCTCAGATCACGGGTTGGTCAAGGTGCGTTTCACGGACCACAAGGAAGATCGCAAGCAGCTTGCCGCGGAACTCGCCGCAGCTTCCGGCTCGCGGATCGTTCTGCAGGTGGGCCACACGGTGACGCTCTACCGTCAGCCGGCAGCTTGA
- a CDS encoding STAS domain-containing protein, protein MQLHFPERFVVRLSDDLPAPRRVGKKHQNHQNGTRRESRPDGKLAREGVQTEKPAHRAHLSYLRTGHAAMSLARRKSLLARSRGPQIRPMHCSFVTDSDVLVACPAGRIDTTTYNDFKNLLNGELDKTGAKHLVIDLSGLEYVSSAGFREFFLAGRRMSRDGGTLSVCSFQPQVKELFDIAQFMTAYAVHDTREAAVAAAKAAR, encoded by the coding sequence ATGCAACTCCACTTCCCTGAGCGCTTCGTTGTTCGTCTGTCGGATGACCTGCCGGCGCCCCGCCGTGTAGGAAAGAAGCACCAGAACCACCAGAACGGCACCCGCCGTGAGAGCCGTCCAGATGGAAAGCTGGCCCGCGAGGGTGTTCAGACCGAAAAACCGGCGCATAGAGCGCACCTTTCCTATCTCCGAACAGGCCACGCGGCAATGTCATTGGCACGGAGAAAATCCTTGCTGGCGCGCAGCCGCGGGCCTCAGATTCGGCCCATGCATTGCTCTTTCGTCACCGACTCGGACGTCCTTGTCGCCTGCCCCGCAGGCCGCATCGACACCACAACCTACAACGATTTCAAGAATCTGCTGAACGGCGAACTGGACAAAACCGGGGCCAAACATCTCGTCATCGATCTTTCCGGTCTTGAATATGTGAGCAGCGCCGGCTTCCGCGAATTCTTCCTCGCCGGACGCCGCATGAGCCGCGACGGAGGCACCCTTTCGGTCTGCTCCTTTCAACCGCAGGTGAAAGAGCTTTTCGACATCGCGCAATTCATGACCGCCTATGCGGTTCACGACACGCGCGAAGCAGCGGTCGCCGCAGCCAAAGCCGCACGATGA
- a CDS encoding response regulator gives MSETPAYGDEAVAALRHDLRTPLNQIIGYSELVAEDLEGEAHARTREDLEKIGRAARGLAELITREIQPGRIAVVGNPAEKISAGHGAAASASGSGAPVAMDADVVAPAALAARILIVDDQPENCTVLQRRLEKEGHSCVSMHDGETALARLDAESFDLVLLDIMMPGMDGREVLRRIKTDEKLRHIPVIMISALDQIESVVQCIELGAEDYLPKPFNPVLLRARIGASLDRKRLRDAEQAAFTALKESQEKLAAELSEAAAYVQSVLPAPLKDGAVRAEWEFLPSSSLGGDAFDYGPAPDGKFGICLLDVCGHGVGAALLSISVLNVIRAESLPGVDFRDPGAVLAGLNAAFPMEKHGEMFFTAWCGIYDPVTRAMRFAAGGHPPAVLVRADGTTEILAAKGPVIGACPGMKFGSVEVVIPPASRLFVFSDGAYEILRHDGTMMGHGALRELLSRAPHQGAVPSIMDQLRNLNSQPAFDDDVSLVELCFP, from the coding sequence ATGTCTGAGACGCCCGCATACGGCGACGAAGCTGTGGCCGCCTTGCGCCACGACCTGCGCACGCCGTTAAACCAAATCATCGGTTATTCCGAACTCGTCGCCGAGGACCTCGAAGGCGAGGCGCACGCTCGGACGCGCGAAGACTTGGAGAAAATCGGACGCGCGGCGCGAGGACTGGCGGAACTGATCACGCGGGAAATCCAACCCGGACGCATCGCCGTGGTGGGAAATCCGGCGGAAAAAATCAGCGCCGGGCATGGCGCCGCTGCAAGCGCCTCCGGCAGCGGCGCCCCTGTCGCCATGGACGCGGATGTCGTGGCGCCCGCCGCTCTGGCCGCACGCATCCTCATCGTCGATGACCAACCGGAAAATTGCACGGTTCTGCAGCGGCGGCTCGAAAAAGAAGGGCACAGCTGCGTTTCGATGCACGACGGTGAGACCGCGTTGGCGCGGTTGGATGCAGAGTCTTTCGACCTCGTGCTGCTCGATATCATGATGCCGGGGATGGACGGACGCGAGGTGCTTCGTCGCATCAAAACGGACGAAAAACTGCGGCACATTCCGGTGATCATGATTTCGGCCCTCGACCAGATCGAAAGTGTCGTGCAATGCATTGAACTCGGCGCCGAGGATTATCTCCCCAAGCCTTTCAATCCCGTTTTGCTCCGCGCGAGGATCGGTGCATCGCTCGACCGCAAGAGGCTCCGTGATGCCGAACAGGCGGCTTTCACCGCCCTCAAGGAAAGCCAGGAGAAGTTGGCGGCCGAACTTTCGGAGGCTGCGGCCTACGTGCAAAGCGTTTTACCCGCGCCTTTGAAAGACGGGGCCGTGCGCGCCGAATGGGAGTTTCTTCCGTCCTCCTCACTCGGAGGAGATGCGTTCGATTACGGTCCGGCGCCGGACGGAAAATTCGGCATCTGCCTGCTCGACGTCTGCGGTCACGGCGTCGGCGCCGCATTGCTTTCCATCAGCGTGCTCAACGTGATCCGCGCCGAATCGCTGCCCGGGGTCGATTTCCGCGATCCCGGTGCGGTGCTCGCAGGGTTGAATGCTGCCTTCCCCATGGAAAAACACGGGGAGATGTTCTTCACCGCGTGGTGCGGCATCTATGATCCTGTCACGCGGGCCATGCGTTTTGCCGCCGGCGGGCATCCGCCTGCCGTTCTGGTGCGGGCCGACGGAACAACCGAGATCCTCGCCGCCAAGGGACCGGTGATCGGGGCTTGTCCCGGGATGAAATTCGGCTCGGTCGAAGTGGTGATACCGCCCGCAAGCCGCCTCTTTGTATTCAGCGATGGCGCCTACGAGATCCTGCGGCACGACGGCACGATGATGGGCCACGGCGCATTGCGGGAACTGCTTTCGCGCGCGCCGCATCAAGGTGCCGTCCCATCGATCATGGACCAACTGCGCAATCTCAACAGCCAGCCGGCTTTCGACGACGACGTGTCATTGGTCGAACTTTGTTTTCCGTGA
- a CDS encoding response regulator, whose protein sequence is MRRFFGLNTLAGQLSIWTALTAGAVLVVLVLLSYTAGRRQVIRQTNNEALREVELHAAEIGGLISRVTGVVTTMAAEQAIRGPKPPDNVLDRLRRLINCFPPEEVFGVFYTFEGVDFRDPMSMPWIDRRNYPERTVNTAPYDRDIPAAAWYWGAKKSGRVFVTEPYFDVDGSKVTMLTVSAPIIDDAGRFIGIAGIDIALDEIKTMMKRVDVDLAQQIGAESDFAYLVSAGGTVISHPDSSLMIGPDAPGAKVIDLAAGAQIMSAPSGFAEYGKGAGRRIVYWALVQPTGWKVVLDVPYHDVMAPLRQLAWRSAAVGIGGLLLLVGVVSLVARRVAAPLQQLTHAAAEIEAGHHDPKALVPLLRRGDEVGDLGRAFVRMADEIRQREQSLAAWNANLEKTVAERTTELKKAVEDADEAREAAQEANKTKSAFLANMSHELRTPMNAIIGYSEMLLEEAEDTGEKWMQADLNKILSSAKHLLQLINDILDLSKIEAGRMTVFLEPVNIGQSVRDVATTIEPLVAKNRNTFELKCPPDAGSMRTDITKLRQTLFNLLSNACKFTEGGKITLEVAKRADGMVSFAVTDTGIGMEPHQMEKLFSEFVQADASTTRKYGGTGLGLAISRKFCRMLGGDITVESSPGKGSTFTAILPLEAKEPTPPATEEQPLPAEPAGEATPGGGRGTLLVIDDDSNSRDLLRRMLEKEGYSVVAAANGPAGIAKAKERRPDLITLDVMMPSMDGWAVLSALKADPATADIPVVMLTMVEDRPMGFALGATDYLAKPIDKSRVLQAVSRCVGDKTEDILIVEDDPMSADIVRRTLEADGRKCRHARNGREALSMVHAARPSLIVLDLMMPEMDGFAFLDALRMEGPDFAAIPVVVLTAKDLTPAEREELSGRVMGTLRKGAGQRENLLDAIRSRLGNT, encoded by the coding sequence ATGCGCCGGTTTTTCGGTCTGAACACCCTCGCGGGCCAGCTTTCCATCTGGACGGCTCTCACGGCGGGTGCCGTTCTGGTGGTTCTGGTGCTTCTTTCCTACACGGCGGGGCGCCGGCAGGTCATCCGACAGACGAACAACGAAGCGCTCAGGGAAGTGGAGTTGCATGCAGCTGAGATCGGCGGGCTGATCTCTCGCGTCACGGGTGTGGTCACCACGATGGCGGCCGAGCAGGCCATACGTGGTCCGAAGCCGCCGGACAATGTGCTCGACCGTCTCCGGCGCCTCATCAACTGCTTCCCGCCGGAGGAGGTTTTCGGGGTTTTCTACACATTCGAGGGCGTGGACTTTCGCGATCCCATGTCGATGCCGTGGATCGACCGGCGCAATTATCCGGAGCGCACAGTCAACACGGCTCCTTACGATCGCGATATTCCGGCTGCCGCGTGGTATTGGGGCGCGAAGAAGTCGGGGCGGGTATTTGTGACGGAGCCTTATTTCGACGTGGACGGGTCGAAAGTGACGATGCTCACGGTGAGCGCGCCGATCATCGACGACGCCGGGCGGTTCATCGGTATCGCGGGCATCGACATCGCTCTGGATGAGATCAAGACGATGATGAAAAGGGTTGATGTGGACCTCGCGCAGCAAATTGGAGCCGAGAGCGATTTCGCCTATTTGGTGAGTGCCGGGGGCACGGTTATTTCGCACCCTGATTCTTCCTTGATGATCGGGCCGGATGCGCCCGGCGCGAAGGTGATCGACCTTGCGGCGGGAGCACAGATCATGTCGGCCCCGTCGGGATTCGCGGAATACGGGAAGGGTGCGGGGCGCCGCATCGTCTACTGGGCGCTCGTGCAACCGACCGGATGGAAGGTGGTCTTGGATGTGCCTTACCACGATGTCATGGCGCCCCTGCGCCAACTGGCCTGGCGTTCGGCAGCCGTGGGCATCGGCGGTCTTCTCCTGCTCGTCGGCGTGGTGTCGCTCGTGGCGCGGCGTGTGGCTGCGCCGCTCCAGCAACTCACGCATGCGGCTGCCGAGATCGAAGCCGGGCACCACGATCCGAAAGCTCTGGTGCCCCTGCTGCGACGGGGGGACGAGGTCGGCGACCTCGGGCGTGCTTTCGTCCGCATGGCCGATGAAATCCGCCAGCGCGAGCAGAGTCTCGCCGCATGGAACGCCAATCTCGAAAAGACGGTGGCTGAGCGCACGACGGAATTGAAGAAAGCGGTCGAGGACGCCGATGAGGCGCGAGAGGCGGCTCAGGAAGCGAACAAAACCAAAAGCGCATTCCTTGCAAACATGAGTCACGAGCTGCGCACGCCGATGAACGCGATCATCGGCTACAGCGAGATGCTGCTCGAGGAGGCCGAGGACACCGGGGAAAAATGGATGCAGGCGGATTTGAACAAAATCCTCTCCTCGGCGAAACACCTGCTGCAGCTTATCAACGACATTCTCGACCTCTCGAAAATCGAGGCCGGACGCATGACGGTGTTTCTCGAGCCGGTGAATATCGGGCAATCTGTGCGCGACGTGGCCACAACAATCGAGCCGCTGGTCGCGAAAAACCGGAACACCTTCGAGTTGAAGTGCCCGCCGGATGCGGGATCCATGCGCACCGATATCACGAAGCTCCGCCAGACGTTGTTCAATCTGCTGAGCAATGCCTGCAAATTCACCGAGGGCGGCAAAATCACGCTTGAAGTCGCGAAGCGCGCGGACGGCATGGTTTCCTTCGCGGTGACGGACACGGGCATCGGCATGGAGCCGCACCAGATGGAAAAACTTTTTTCCGAATTCGTGCAGGCGGACGCCTCGACCACGCGCAAATACGGCGGCACGGGTCTCGGCTTGGCAATCAGCAGAAAATTCTGCCGCATGCTCGGGGGCGACATCACGGTCGAAAGCTCTCCGGGCAAAGGCAGCACGTTTACTGCGATCCTCCCGCTCGAGGCCAAGGAGCCGACCCCGCCGGCAACCGAGGAGCAGCCGCTCCCCGCCGAGCCCGCGGGCGAGGCCACCCCGGGCGGCGGACGAGGGACATTGCTCGTCATCGACGACGATTCGAATTCCCGCGACCTCCTTCGTCGCATGCTCGAGAAGGAAGGCTACAGCGTGGTTGCAGCCGCCAACGGCCCGGCCGGTATCGCCAAAGCAAAAGAGCGGCGACCGGACCTGATCACTCTCGATGTGATGATGCCCAGCATGGATGGATGGGCGGTGTTGTCCGCGCTCAAGGCCGACCCGGCGACGGCGGATATTCCCGTTGTCATGCTCACCATGGTCGAGGATCGGCCCATGGGTTTCGCCCTCGGTGCGACCGACTACCTTGCGAAGCCGATCGACAAGTCGCGTGTGTTGCAGGCGGTCTCGCGTTGCGTGGGTGACAAAACGGAGGACATTCTTATCGTCGAGGACGACCCGATGTCTGCGGACATCGTCCGAAGGACCTTGGAAGCCGATGGCAGAAAGTGCCGGCACGCCCGTAACGGACGCGAGGCATTGTCGATGGTCCACGCCGCGAGGCCTTCCCTCATCGTGCTCGACCTGATGATGCCGGAGATGGACGGCTTTGCCTTCTTGGATGCCCTTCGCATGGAAGGTCCGGACTTCGCCGCCATTCCCGTAGTGGTTCTCACGGCCAAGGATCTTACTCCCGCGGAACGTGAGGAGCTTTCGGGGCGCGTGATGGGAACGCTCCGCAAGGGCGCAGGGCAGAGGGAGAATTTGCTCGATGCCATCCGCAGCAGATTAGGCAATACTTGA
- a CDS encoding STAS domain-containing protein produces the protein MKISWSEESGIGVARLEGRLDGHGSKEAAQVFADAPFHDRVILDCSDLSYLSSAGVRVLLGLLKSIAARGGALAVANLQPFCASVLEMSGLSGLIAVFGTVQDAVGGLRDSGGGAGGVRETAETKHGRFAFYRVGTGAGTIDILGDIANVIDCAITEQLVAGKPFFETEYSLGLGALGATPADYLPVMGEALMVAGTMVWLPTDGNDTPDYMIPRKASTEVVLQTGFNASLRGGFNEFVEFNAPEGRPATVRDIYRSFFDLARERRADFRGVLGIAMRAEIHEAFGAGVTKSPLLSNRPSNGKPITDPSNFPHWFESDKTPRNQGTTALICGAGEDLTADRSGIDEACLRRMFYVNPANKGTQTEVLHNHAVFFRGAPPPGGTHDVDVEMRRVVESGEFVDMRHLLDQTTVTSALVAVSYIQEVREDTNR, from the coding sequence ATGAAGATCAGCTGGAGCGAGGAGTCGGGGATCGGTGTGGCGAGACTGGAAGGTCGCCTCGACGGCCATGGGTCCAAAGAGGCGGCACAGGTCTTCGCCGATGCGCCATTTCATGACCGGGTGATCCTCGACTGCAGCGATCTTTCCTACCTGAGTAGCGCCGGGGTCCGCGTGTTGCTCGGCTTGCTAAAATCCATCGCCGCCCGTGGGGGTGCGCTTGCGGTCGCTAATCTCCAGCCGTTCTGCGCTTCCGTGCTGGAAATGTCCGGATTGTCGGGCCTCATTGCCGTGTTCGGGACCGTGCAGGATGCCGTGGGCGGGCTGCGTGATTCTGGCGGGGGTGCCGGAGGGGTGCGGGAGACCGCGGAGACAAAGCACGGAAGATTCGCGTTTTATCGGGTCGGCACCGGCGCCGGGACCATCGACATCCTTGGCGACATCGCCAATGTCATTGACTGCGCGATCACGGAGCAACTTGTCGCCGGAAAGCCGTTCTTCGAGACCGAATACTCGCTCGGCCTCGGCGCGCTGGGCGCGACCCCGGCGGATTATCTTCCGGTGATGGGAGAGGCCCTGATGGTGGCCGGAACGATGGTGTGGCTGCCGACCGACGGCAACGACACGCCGGATTACATGATTCCTCGCAAGGCTTCGACCGAGGTTGTCCTGCAGACGGGCTTCAACGCCAGCCTTCGCGGCGGCTTCAACGAGTTCGTGGAATTCAACGCGCCCGAGGGGCGGCCGGCGACGGTGCGGGACATCTACCGCTCGTTTTTCGATCTGGCCCGCGAGCGCCGTGCGGATTTTCGCGGTGTTCTCGGAATCGCCATGCGCGCGGAGATCCACGAGGCCTTTGGCGCGGGCGTCACGAAGTCGCCGCTGCTCTCGAATCGTCCGTCCAACGGCAAGCCGATCACCGATCCTTCGAATTTTCCGCATTGGTTCGAGTCGGACAAGACACCGCGCAACCAAGGAACCACCGCGCTGATTTGCGGTGCTGGGGAGGATCTGACAGCCGATCGTTCAGGGATCGATGAGGCTTGCTTGCGACGAATGTTTTACGTCAATCCCGCCAACAAAGGGACGCAGACCGAGGTGCTGCACAACCATGCGGTGTTCTTCCGCGGTGCGCCGCCTCCGGGCGGGACGCATGACGTGGATGTTGAGATGCGTCGCGTGGTGGAATCGGGCGAATTTGTCGATATGCGCCACCTGCTCGACCAGACCACGGTGACAAGCGCTCTGGTGGCGGTGAGCTACATTCAGGAAGTGCGCGAGGATACCAACCGCTGA
- a CDS encoding STAS domain-containing protein: MKITRKPRGEATVLALEGKLNQASADALHSAAMEIAGDADCKLLVIDMGGVDFIASVGIRSLIRPSQSMAMRGGKLAVANLNPQIDEFFRLTGLDQMFRVFTTVEEAVGDTAS, translated from the coding sequence ATGAAAATCACCCGCAAGCCTCGCGGCGAGGCGACAGTCCTCGCCCTCGAGGGCAAACTCAACCAAGCGAGCGCCGATGCGCTCCACTCCGCCGCGATGGAAATCGCCGGTGATGCCGACTGCAAACTTCTTGTCATCGACATGGGCGGCGTGGATTTCATCGCCAGCGTGGGCATACGCTCGCTTATCCGTCCCTCCCAATCCATGGCCATGCGCGGCGGAAAACTCGCCGTGGCAAACCTGAATCCCCAGATCGACGAATTTTTCCGCCTAACCGGACTCGACCAGATGTTCCGCGTCTTCACGACCGTGGAAGAAGCCGTCGGCGACACGGCCTCCTGA
- a CDS encoding heme-binding protein, which produces MKNIRPLLALLATMLAGNTVMATETPDYKVLTRDGAFEVREYPALTTVRTSAGNGDFMRLFRYISGENEAQQKIAMTAPVLMTSEGEKSAMSFIVPRSVAAGKVPSPKDEAVTTGTVPAGRFAVYRYSGRRNDANEKQALEALRAWVDKHRLEITGSPLFGYYDPPWTLPFLRRNEVMLPVAGPQP; this is translated from the coding sequence TTGAAAAACATTCGCCCCCTCCTCGCCCTGTTGGCGACTATGCTCGCCGGCAATACCGTCATGGCCACGGAAACCCCCGACTACAAAGTTCTCACCCGGGACGGAGCGTTCGAAGTGCGCGAGTATCCTGCACTCACGACGGTCCGCACCTCTGCGGGCAACGGCGATTTCATGCGCTTGTTCCGCTACATCTCCGGCGAGAACGAAGCGCAGCAAAAAATCGCCATGACAGCGCCCGTGCTCATGACAAGCGAGGGGGAAAAGTCGGCGATGAGTTTCATCGTGCCGCGCAGCGTGGCGGCCGGAAAAGTTCCATCGCCGAAGGACGAGGCGGTGACAACGGGCACCGTTCCTGCCGGGCGTTTCGCTGTTTACCGTTATTCGGGGCGCCGCAACGACGCCAACGAGAAGCAGGCTCTGGAGGCGCTTCGGGCATGGGTCGACAAACACAGGCTCGAAATCACCGGGTCTCCACTCTTCGGATACTATGACCCGCCCTGGACTCTGCCTTTCCTGCGTCGCAACGAAGTGATGCTTCCGGTTGCAGGGCCCCAGCCTTGA
- a CDS encoding response regulator, translating to MAKILLVEDNELNRDMLSRRLERRGFAIVMAVDGQQGVDMARSERPDLILMDMSLPVMDGWTATRTIKDDSELAKIPVIALTAHAMEGDREKAMAAGCDDYDTKPIELPRLLEKIAKFIPNV from the coding sequence ATGGCCAAAATCCTCCTTGTTGAAGACAACGAATTGAACCGCGACATGCTCTCGCGCCGACTCGAACGGCGGGGTTTCGCCATCGTGATGGCCGTGGACGGGCAGCAGGGCGTCGATATGGCGCGCAGCGAGCGACCGGATCTCATCCTGATGGACATGAGTCTGCCGGTGATGGACGGATGGACGGCGACCCGCACCATCAAGGACGATTCCGAGTTGGCGAAGATACCCGTCATTGCCCTGACTGCGCACGCAATGGAAGGCGACCGGGAAAAAGCAATGGCCGCGGGCTGCGACGACTACGACACCAAGCCGATCGAATTGCCGCGCCTCCTCGAGAAAATCGCCAAGTTCATTCCGAATGTCTGA
- a CDS encoding YebC/PmpR family DNA-binding transcriptional regulator produces the protein MGRQWLLAKREVASLRKSQATGKFIREITIAARHGGADPSTNSRLAAALEKARKESVPKDAIERAVAKGAGTGGDKTALEHVTFEGYAPHKVPVIVEVFTDNNNRTAPEIRVLFKKGQLGASGSNKFLFDNVGLVEAHTANTGTDIEEAAIEAGANEVEPLAHAQNDDIPEGACGARFITDRANTHTVAKWLGEHGWTIVTSELGYVPKQFPELADDQRAEVGAFLQALDDHDDVHRVWAAVK, from the coding sequence ATGGGACGCCAATGGTTGCTGGCCAAACGCGAAGTCGCCTCCTTGCGCAAGTCGCAGGCGACGGGAAAGTTCATCCGCGAAATCACCATCGCCGCAAGACACGGGGGCGCGGACCCCTCGACGAATTCCCGACTGGCTGCCGCGTTGGAAAAAGCGCGCAAGGAAAGCGTGCCCAAGGACGCCATCGAGCGCGCTGTTGCCAAGGGAGCCGGCACCGGCGGCGACAAAACGGCACTCGAACACGTGACATTTGAAGGCTACGCGCCTCATAAAGTTCCGGTCATCGTCGAGGTCTTCACGGACAACAACAACCGCACCGCGCCGGAAATCCGCGTGCTCTTCAAAAAAGGCCAACTCGGCGCTTCGGGGAGCAACAAATTCCTCTTCGATAATGTCGGACTTGTCGAAGCCCATACAGCGAACACCGGCACGGACATCGAGGAAGCAGCCATCGAGGCGGGCGCGAACGAAGTGGAACCTCTCGCCCACGCTCAGAACGACGACATTCCCGAGGGTGCGTGCGGAGCGCGCTTCATCACCGATCGCGCAAATACACACACCGTGGCGAAATGGCTCGGAGAGCACGGCTGGACGATCGTGACAAGCGAACTCGGCTACGTGCCGAAGCAGTTCCCGGAACTCGCCGATGACCAGCGCGCCGAGGTGGGCGCATTTCTGCAAGCCCTCGACGACCACGACGACGTCCATCGCGTCTGGGCCGCGGTGAAATAA
- a CDS encoding ATP-binding protein, whose translation MSRDEIRLGRSGDTARKPPLCIQRWRLRDPAARRHDDGPRRIAGTAFARAASRCRPIDHGPTAQSQQPAGFRRRRVIGRTLFSVKAIAEFLSDRAELAKLEPFTAGFAAEAGLSDKDLFALQIVVEELVTNVIDYGAVPAGQHAATVELSSDDGELVMRIRDRGREYNPLLREDPDTTLPAEERPIGGLGIHFCKKLTDSQTYERDGEWNVLTLRKKLAS comes from the coding sequence TTGTCCCGGGATGAAATTCGGCTCGGTCGAAGTGGTGATACCGCCCGCAAGCCGCCTCTTTGTATTCAGCGATGGCGCCTACGAGATCCTGCGGCACGACGGCACGATGATGGGCCACGGCGCATTGCGGGAACTGCTTTCGCGCGCGCCGCATCAAGGTGCCGTCCCATCGATCATGGACCAACTGCGCAATCTCAACAGCCAGCCGGCTTTCGACGACGACGTGTCATTGGTCGAACTTTGTTTTCCGTGAAAGCCATCGCCGAATTTCTTTCCGATCGCGCGGAGTTGGCCAAGCTCGAGCCGTTCACGGCTGGTTTTGCGGCAGAGGCCGGTTTGTCGGACAAGGATCTTTTCGCCCTGCAGATCGTGGTCGAAGAGCTTGTCACCAATGTGATCGACTACGGTGCGGTTCCCGCAGGCCAGCACGCGGCGACGGTCGAGCTGTCCTCGGACGACGGAGAGCTTGTGATGCGCATCCGCGATCGCGGCCGGGAATACAATCCTTTGCTGAGGGAAGATCCCGACACCACTTTGCCGGCGGAGGAACGTCCGATCGGCGGACTGGGCATCCATTTCTGCAAGAAGCTGACCGACAGCCAGACCTACGAGCGTGACGGCGAGTGGAATGTGCTCACCCTGCGCAAGAAACTCGCGTCATGA